One genomic window of Ziziphus jujuba cultivar Dongzao chromosome 4, ASM3175591v1 includes the following:
- the LOC107415587 gene encoding AAA-ATPase At3g28580 yields the protein MTASENFANLGSMVGGFMFMWAMFKQFFPPQLQEYIEKYFQSVLRVFHPYIQITFNEFTGDRFMRSEAYIAIENYLSSNSSAQAKRLKADMVKNNQSLVLSMDDHEEVADEYMGIKLWWASGKNVIKSQTPGFYNYNATVEKRFYKLNFHKRYRDLIIGPYLQHVLKEGKAINVKNRQRKLYTNNGSYWSHVVFEHPARFQTLAMESEKKKEIIDDLITFSQSEDFYASIGRAWKRGYLLYGPPGTGKSTMIAAMANLLHYDIYDLELTAVKSNNELKRLLIETSSKSIIVIEDIDCSLDLTGQRRKKEKREEVEITDPDEKPPKEDKDSKASQVTLSGLLNFIDGLWSACGGERLIVFTTNYVEKLDPALIRKGRMDKHIELPYCNFEAFKILAKNYLKLESHPSFSTVSRLLEETNITPADVAEHLMPKTLPGDAETSLKVLIQALEQVKEEQKLKAAEEDAKEKKSLDKEEAKE from the coding sequence ATGACAGCATCAGAAAATTTTGCTAATCTGGGTTCCATGGTTGGTGGCTTTATGTTCATGTGGGCTATGTTCAAACAGTTCTTTCCTCCTCAGCTTCAAGAGTACATCGAGAAGTACTTCCAAAGTGTACTGAGGGTTTTTCACCCTTATATCCAAATCACATTCAATGAATTCACCGGAGACCGTTTCATGCGAAGTGAAGCTTACATTGCCATCGAGAACTACCTCAGCTCCAATTCCTCCGCTCAAGCAAAGCGGCTCAAGGCGGACATGGTCAAGAACAACCAGTCCCTTGTTCTTAGTATGGATGACCATGAAGAGGTAGCTGATGAGTACATGGGAATCAAGCTATGGTGGGCTTCAGGGAAAAACGTTATAAAAAGCCAAACACCTGGATTCTACAACTACAACGCCACGGTCGAGAAAAGGTTCTACAAGCTCAATTTCCATAAAAGATATAGGGATCTCATCATTGGGCCATACCTACAACATGTCTTGAAAGAGGGAAAAGCAATCAATGTGAAAAACCGGCAGCGGAAGCTTTACACCAACAATGGGTCTTATTGGAGCCATGTAGTGTTTGAGCACCCAGCAAGGTTCCAGACACTGGCAATGGAGtcggagaagaagaaagaaatcatTGACGATCTGATCACATTCAGCCAGTCCGAAGACTTTTATGCTAGCATTGGGAGGGCTTGGAAGCGAGGGTATCTGCTCTATGGCCCACCAGGAACTGGCAAATCCACTATGATTGCTGCCATGGCCAATCTGTTACACTATGATATATATGATCTTGAACTAACTGCAGTGAAGAGCAACAACGAGCTAAAAAGGCTCTTGATCGAGACCTCAAGCAAATCTATTATTGTGATTGAGGACATTGATTGCTCGCTGGATTTAACCGGACAgagaaggaagaaggagaaaAGGGAAGAGGTAGAAATTACGGACCCAGATGAAAAACCACCAAAAGAAGATAAGGATTCCAAGGCCAGCCAGGTTACTCTTTCAGGGCTTCTGAATTTCATTGACGGGCTTTGGTCAGCTTGCGGTGGAGAAAGACTTATTGTCTTTACCACTAACTATGTGGAGAAACTCGATCCGGCTCTAATTCGCAAAGGGCGGATGGATAAACACATAGAGCTACCATACTGCAACTTTGAAGCTTTCAAGATTCTGGCTAAGAATTATCTTAAGCTTGAATCGCACCCTTCGTTTTCCACAGTGAGTAGGTTGTTGGAGGAGACCAACATCACCCCTGCTGATGTTGCAGAGCATCTGATGCCAAAGACACTTCCTGGAGATGCTGAAACCTCACTGAAAGTTCTAATCCAAGCGCTTGAACAGGTTAAAGAGGAACAAAAGCTGAAAGCTGCTGAGGAAGATGCCAAAGAGAAGAAATCGCTAGacaaagaagaagcaaaagagtag
- the LOC107415588 gene encoding AAA-ATPase ASD, mitochondrial: protein MTASENFAHLGSMVGGFMFVWAIFRQFFPRQLEKYIEKHFKRLLRVLHPYIQISFNETTGERLKRSEIYTAIENYLSSNSSAQAKRLKADMVKNNQSLVLSMDDYEEVTDEYNGIKLWWTSGKHSIEGSGTTVENRYYKLNFHKRHRDLIVGPYLQHVLKEGKAINVKNRQRKLYTNNGFWWNHVVFEHPATFRTLAMESEKKKEIIDDLITFSQSEDFYASIGRAWKRGYLLYGPPGTGKSTMIAAMANLLHYDIYDLELTAVKSNRDLRRLLIETSSKSIIVIEDIDCSLDLTGQRRKKEKRGEKEIIKPDKKTAEEDGDSKACSEVTLSGLLNFIDGLWSACGGERLIVFTTNYVEKLDPALIRKGRMDKHIELSFCNFEAFKVLAKNYLKLESHPLFPTVSKLLEETNITPADVAEHLMPKTLPGDAETSLKVLIQALEQAKEEQKLKATEEYDKENKSPDE, encoded by the coding sequence ATGACAGCATCAGAAAACTTTGCTCATCTGGGTTCCATGGTTGGTGGCTTTATGTTCGTCTGGGCTATTTTCAGACAGTTCTTTCCTCGTCAGCTTGAAAAGTACATCGAGAAGCATTTCAAGAGACTATTGAGGGTTCTTCACCCTTACATCCAAATCTCGTTCAATGAAACCACTGGAGAGCGTCTCAAGCGAAGTGAAATTTACACTGCCATCGAGAACTATCTGAGCTCCAATTCCTCTGCTCAAGCAAAGCGGCTGAAGGCTGACATGGTCAAGAACAACCAGTCCCTTGTTCTTAGTATGGATGACTATGAAGAGGTTACTGATGAGTACAACGGAATCAAGCTATGGTGGACTTCTGGGAAACACTCTATAGAAGGCAGTGGCACCACCGTCGAGAATAGGTACTACAAGCTCAATTTCCATAAAAGACATAGGGATCTCATTGTTGGGCCATACTTGCAACATGTCTTGAAAGAGGGAAAAGCAATCAATGTGAAAAACCGGCAGCGAAAGCTTTACACCAACAATGGGTTTTGGTGGAACCATGTAGTGTTTGAGCACCCAGCAACATTCCGGACACTGGCAATGGAGtcggagaagaagaaagaaatcatTGATGATTTGATCACATTCAGCCAGTCAGAAGACTTTTATGCTAGCATTGGAAGGGCTTGGAAGCGAGGGTATCTGCTCTATGGCCCTCCAGGAACCGGCAAATCCACTATGATTGCTGCCATGGCCAATCTGCTACACTATGATATATATGATCTTGAATTAACTGCAGTGAAGAGCAACAGGGATCTGAGAAGGCTCTTGATCGAAACGTCAAGCAAATCTATCATTGTGATTGAGGACATTGATTGCTCACTGGATTTAACTGGACAgagaaggaagaaggagaaaAGGGGAGAGAAAGAAATTATCAAGCCAGATAAAAAAACAGCAGAAGAAGATGGAGATTCCAAAGCCTGCAGCGAGGTTACTCTTTCTGGGCTTCTGAATTTCATTGACGGGCTTTGGTCCGCATGTGGTGGAGAAAGGCTTATTGTGTTTACCACCAACTATGTGGAGAAACTCGATCCGGCTCTAATTCGCAAAGGGCGGATGGATAAGCACATAGAGCTATCATTTTGTAACTTTGAGGCTTTCAAGGTGCTGGCTAAGAATTATCTTAAGCTTGAATCGCACCCTTTGTTCCCCACGGTGAGTAAGTTGTTGGAGGAGACCAACATCACCCCTGCTGATGTTGCAGAGCATCTGATGCCAAAGACACTTCCTGGAGATGCTGAAACCTCACTGAAAGTTCTAATCCAAGCGCTTGAACAGGCTAAAGAGGAACAAAAGCTGAAAGCTACTGAGGAATATGACAAAGAGAACAAATCACCAGACGAATAA
- the LOC107415586 gene encoding AAA-ATPase At3g28510-like, with protein sequence MKDMWAQLGSAFASLFFVWTMAQRYFPRHLQYLIERRFQKIAKYFDPYIEINFHEFSRDRHQRSQAYSAIEHYLSFKSTEQARRLRADVLKDGQSLEFSMDEHEEVRDEYENATLYWSLRKTYTTSILSSNSAPDEKRSYRLTFRKKYRELITGSYLKYVLEKGKAIGVGKKQQKLYTNYPYGPMWTNAVFEHPASFDTLAMDPNKKKEIMEDLETFKNARDYYAKIGRAWKRGYLLYGPPGTGKSTLIAAIANFLNYDIYDVELTAVRDNTDLRKLLMQITSKSIIAIEDIDCSLDLTGQRQNKKIVKDDGMNGDKGEHKSSSSSKVTLSGLLNFIDGIWSASGGEKLIIFTTNYVEKLDQALIRRGRMDKHIELSYCDFEGFKVLAKNYMNIDSHHLFDTIGCLLEKVNMTPADVTDHLMPKTIGDDVGIRLGSLIQDLRIKKQKEKTKAIEEATSQAEKDPKERNHQLREVQGRKDKIK encoded by the coding sequence ATGAAAGACATGTGGGCTCAACTTGGCTCGGCATTTGCGAGCTTATTCTTTGTTTGGACAATGGCACAGAGGTATTTCCCTCGCCACCTTCAATACCTTATTGAAAGACGCTTCCAAAAGATAGCCAAGTATTTCGATCCTTACATTGAGATCAATTTCCATGAATTCTCCCGCGACCGTCACCAGCGCAGCCAGGCCTATTCTGCCATCGAGCACTACCTCAGCTTCAAGTCCACCGAACAAGCCAGGAGGCTCAGAGCCGATGTGCTCAAGGACGGGCAAAGTTTGGAATTCAGCATGGATGAACATGAAGAGGTACGTGACGAGTATGAAAATGCCACACTCTACTGGTCACTTAGAAAAACTTACACCACTTCAATATTGTCCTCCAATTCTGCACCTGATGAGAAAAGGTCTTACAGACTCACTTTTCGTAAAAAATACAGAGAATTGATCACTGGGTCTTACTTGAAATATGTGTTGGAAAAGGGTAAGGCAATTGGGGTTGGGAAAAAGCAGCAAAAGCTCTACACTAATTATCCGTACGGACCCATGTGGACTAATGCTGTTTTTGAGCATCCAGCTTCTTTTGATACATTGGCTATGGATCCgaacaagaaaaaggaaatcaTGGAAGATCTTGAGACATTCAAGAATGCCAGAGATTACTATGCAAAAATTGGCCGAGCTTGGAAACGTGGTTATCTTCTTTATGGTCCTCCTGGTACCGGCAAATCCACATTGATTGCTGCCATTGCTAATTTTCTCAACTACGATATCTATGATGTTGAGCTCACTGCTGTTCGCGACAATACCGATCTGAGGAAGCTTTTGATGCAGATAACAAGCAAGTCTATAATTGCCATTGAGGACATTGATTGCTCACTTGATCTTACAGGACAAAGGCAGAACAAAAAGATAGTTAAAGACGATGGGATGAACGGAGACAAGGGTGAACACaagagcagcagcagcagcaaggTTACTCTTTCTGGGTTGTTGAATTTCATTGATGGGATTTGGTCTGCAAGTGGAGGtgaaaaattaatcatattcACCACTAATTATGTGGAAAAACTTGATCAAGCTCTGATTCGGAGAGGACGAATGGACAAGCACATTGAGCTTTCTTACTGTGACTTCGAAGGGTTCAAAGTTCTGGCTAAGAATTATATGAATATTGATTCACATCATCTGTTTGACACCATTGGCTGCTTGTTAGAGAAAGTGAACATGACTCCTGCAGATGTCACAGATCATTTGATGCCTAAGACCATTGGAGATGACGTTGGAATTCGCTTGGGGAGTCTGATTCAAGACCTCAGGATTAAGAAGCagaaagaaaagacaaaagcCATAGAAGAAGCAACATCACAAGCAGAGAAAGAcccaaaagaaagaaatcatCAGCTAAGGGAGGTGCAGGGCAGGAAGGATAAGATTAAGTAG
- the LOC107415569 gene encoding AAA-ATPase ASD, mitochondrial has translation MAQLWAQMTSAMASLIVVYVYGMFKDYFPNQLRGYVERYGNKLLSFVYPYIQITFHEYGDDRFKQSEVYRDIRSYLSASSSSTRAKRLKAHDLRDSRTLVVTMDDNEEITEEFQGVKLWWTSRKYDSRSAPSYWDYRSTDEKRFYKLTFHMRNKDLILGSYLKHVVQEGKAVAVRNRQLKLYTNGSGDHWFGSKRAKWSHVTFEHPATFKTLAMDPKFKEGIINDLDKFRNGKDYYDKIGKAWKRGYLLYGPPGTGKSSMIVAMANYLEYDIYDLELTAVKENADLRKLLIDISNKSIVVIEDIDCSLDLTGQRKEKKKSGKEKDEDDEEKDPISKKEEKEENKKSKLTLSGLLNCIDGIWSACGGERIFVFTTNYVDKLDPALIRRGRMDRRIELSYCSFEAFKVLAKNYLDIDSHHLFAKVKCLLGEVDMTPADVAENLMPKSATEDADTCLNNLIEALDMAKEEAKNKAEEEEAKLKVEEKKMNPKKEEEEESQKADVKCNGAIPKEAKENAFIST, from the coding sequence atggcgCAGCTGTGGGCTCAAATGACCTCAGCCATGGCCAGCTTAATCGTTGTGTATGTCTATGGTATGTTCAAAGATTACTTCCCAAACCAACTTCGTGGTTATGTGGAAAGATATGGTAACAAATTGTTGAGCTTTGTATACCCTTACATACAGATTACTTTCCACGAATATGGTGATGACCGCTTCAAGCAGAGTGAAGTCTACCGCGATATCCGGAGCTACCTCAGTGCCAGCTCCTCGTCCACTCGAGCTAAGCGGCTCAAGGCTCATGATCTCAGAGATAGCAGGACACTGGTGGTCACTATGGATGACAATGAGGAAATCACTGAGGAATTCCAAGGCGTCAAGCTTTGGTGGACTTCTCGCAAATACGACAGCCGAAGCGCCCCATCATATTGGGATTATCGCTCAACAGATGAGAAGAGGTTCTACAAGCTTACCTTCCATATGCGCAACAAGGACCTCATACTCGGGTCCTATCTCAAGCACGTGGTACAAGAAGGGAAAGCGGTAGCCGTACGGAACAGGCAGCTTAAGCTTTATACCAATGGTTCTGGTGACCATTGGTTTGGTAGCAAGCGTGCCAAATGGAGCCACGTTACATTTGAGCATCCCGCGACGTTCAAAACTTTGGCAATGGACCCCAAATTTAAGGAGGGGATTATCAATGACCTTGACAAGTTCAGAAATGGAAAAGACTACTATGACAAAATTGGAAAGGCTTGGAAACGCGGGTATCTCCTTTATGGGCCACCGGGAACCGGTAAGTCAAGCATGATCGTTGCCATGGCTAACTATTTAGAATATGATATCTATGATTTGGAACTCACGGCAGTTAAGGAGAATGCTGATCTTAGGAAGCTGTTGATTGACATATCTAATAAGTCAATCGTTGTTATCGAGGATATTGATTGCTCGCTTGATCTTACGGGCCaaaggaaggagaagaagaagagtggAAAAGAGAAAGATGAAGACGATGAAGAAAAAGACCCAATTagtaaaaaggaagagaaagaagaaaataaaaagagtaagCTTACTCTCTCCGGGCTGTTGAATTGCATCGATGGTATTTGGTCGGCTTGTGGGGGTGAAAGAATATTTGTTTTTACAACCAATTATGTGGATAAACTCGACCCTGCACTCATCAGAAGGGGAAGGATGGACAGGCGCATTGAATTGTCCTACTGCAGCTTTGAAGCTTTCAAAGTGCTTGCCAAGAATTACTTGGATATTGACTCCCACCATTTGTTTGCCAAGGTTAAATGCTTGTTGGGGGAAGTCGATATGACTCCTGCAGATGTCGCAGAGAATTTGATGCCAAAGTCTGCAACTGAAGATGCAGACACCTGCTTGAACAACTTGATTGAAGCACTTGACATGGCGAAGGAGGAGGCGAAGAATAAGGCTGAGGAAGAGGAAGCAAAATTAAAGGTGGAGGAAAAGAAGATGAatccaaagaaagaagaagaggaagagagtCAGAAAGCAGATGTGAAATGCAATGGGGCAATACCAAAAGAAGCGAAGGAAAATGCATTCATCAGTACTTGA